In Streptomyces sp. SLBN-118, the following are encoded in one genomic region:
- the rpsM gene encoding 30S ribosomal protein S13 produces the protein MARVSGVDIPRDKRVEVALTYVFGIGRTRSKEILATTGVNPNTRVRDLAEEDLVKIREYVDANLRTEGDLRREVQADIRRKVEIGCYQGLRHRRGLPVHGQRTSTNARTRKGPRRAIAGKKKPGKK, from the coding sequence ATGGCACGCGTTTCAGGTGTTGACATCCCGCGCGACAAGCGTGTGGAAGTTGCCCTCACCTACGTCTTCGGCATCGGGCGCACCCGGTCCAAGGAGATCCTCGCCACCACCGGCGTGAACCCGAACACCCGCGTTCGTGACCTGGCCGAAGAGGACCTCGTCAAGATCCGCGAGTACGTCGACGCCAACCTCCGCACCGAGGGTGACCTCCGCCGTGAGGTTCAGGCCGACATCCGCCGCAAGGTCGAGATCGGCTGCTACCAGGGTCTGCGGCACCGCCGTGGCCTGCCGGTCCACGGTCAGCGCACCAGCACGAACGCTCGTACCCGCAAGGGCCCGCGTCGCGCCATCGCCGGCAAGAAGAAGCCGGGCAAGAAGTAG
- the rpmJ gene encoding 50S ribosomal protein L36, translating to MKVKPSVKKICDKCKVIRRHGRVMVICDNLRHKQRQG from the coding sequence ATGAAGGTCAAGCCGAGCGTCAAGAAGATCTGCGACAAGTGCAAGGTGATCCGCCGTCACGGTCGGGTCATGGTCATCTGCGACAACCTGCGCCACAAGCAGCGCCAGGGCTGA
- the infA gene encoding translation initiation factor IF-1 has translation MAKKQGAIEIEGTVIESLPNAMFKVELQNGHKVLAHISGKMRMHYIRILPDDRVVVELSPYDLTRGRIVYRYK, from the coding sequence GTGGCCAAGAAGCAAGGTGCCATCGAAATTGAGGGCACCGTGATCGAGTCCCTCCCGAACGCCATGTTCAAGGTGGAGCTCCAGAACGGTCACAAGGTCCTCGCGCACATCTCCGGCAAGATGCGGATGCACTACATCCGTATTCTCCCGGACGACCGGGTCGTCGTGGAGCTCTCTCCGTACGACCTGACGCGTGGGCGGATCGTCTACCGATACAAGTAG
- the map gene encoding type I methionyl aminopeptidase, whose product MVQIKTPEQIAKMREAGLVVAAIHAATREAAVPGATTKDLDEVARKVIADHGAKSNFLGYGGFPATICTSVNEVVVHGIPDEKTVLKDGDIISVDAGAIIDGWHGDAAYTVFVGSGHAPELIELSRVTEESMWAGIAAMKNGNRLVDVSRAIETYIRRQPKPGGGRYGIIEEYGGHGIGTEMHMDPHLLNYVSRKRGKGPKLVPGFCLAIEPMVSLGTPHTEVLQDDWTVITTDGTWSSHWEHSVALTEEGPLVLTAPDGGRAKLAELGITTAPDPLAP is encoded by the coding sequence ATGGTGCAGATCAAGACCCCGGAGCAGATCGCCAAGATGCGCGAGGCGGGGCTGGTCGTCGCCGCGATCCACGCGGCGACACGCGAAGCGGCCGTACCGGGCGCCACCACGAAGGATCTGGACGAGGTCGCCCGCAAGGTGATCGCCGACCATGGTGCGAAGTCGAACTTCCTCGGGTACGGCGGCTTCCCCGCGACCATCTGCACCTCGGTCAACGAAGTGGTCGTGCACGGCATCCCGGACGAGAAGACCGTCCTCAAGGACGGCGACATCATCTCGGTCGACGCCGGCGCGATCATTGACGGCTGGCACGGTGACGCGGCCTACACGGTCTTCGTCGGCAGCGGTCACGCTCCGGAGCTGATCGAGCTCTCCCGGGTCACCGAGGAGTCGATGTGGGCCGGTATCGCGGCGATGAAGAACGGCAACCGGCTGGTGGACGTCTCCCGTGCGATCGAGACCTATATCCGCCGCCAGCCGAAGCCGGGCGGCGGTCGGTACGGGATCATCGAGGAGTACGGTGGCCACGGCATCGGCACCGAGATGCACATGGACCCGCACCTGCTGAACTATGTCTCGCGCAAGCGCGGCAAGGGCCCGAAGCTGGTCCCCGGCTTCTGCCTCGCGATCGAGCCGATGGTCTCGCTGGGTACTCCGCACACCGAGGTGCTCCAGGACGACTGGACGGTCATCACGACGGATGGCACCTGGTCCTCTCACTGGGAGCACTCGGTTGCCCTGACGGAGGAGGGCCCGCTGGTGCTGACGGCCCCCGACGGCGGCAGGGCGAAGCTGGCGGAGCTCGGCATCACGACGGCCCCGGACCCGCTGGCCCCCTGA
- a CDS encoding adenylate kinase, giving the protein MRIVLVGPPGAGKGTQAAYLAKNLSIPHISTGDLFRANISQGTELGLQAKAYMDAGELVPDEVTIGMAKDRMEQPDAASGFLLDGFPRNVSQAEALDAMLKSEGMTLDAVLDLEVPEDEVVKRIAGRRICRNDSGHVFHVTYSPSTQEGVCDICGGDLYQRDDDSEETVRRRLEVYHTQTEPIIDYYRAQSLVVTISALGKVTDVTQRAMDALKKSAKS; this is encoded by the coding sequence ATGCGAATCGTCCTCGTCGGGCCGCCCGGTGCCGGCAAGGGAACGCAGGCTGCGTACCTTGCCAAGAACCTGTCGATCCCGCACATCTCCACGGGCGACCTCTTCCGCGCCAACATCAGCCAGGGCACGGAGCTCGGTCTCCAGGCCAAGGCCTACATGGACGCGGGAGAGCTGGTGCCCGACGAGGTCACCATCGGCATGGCCAAGGACCGGATGGAGCAGCCGGACGCCGCGAGCGGCTTTCTGCTGGACGGCTTCCCGCGCAATGTCTCCCAGGCCGAGGCTCTCGACGCGATGCTGAAGTCCGAGGGCATGACGCTGGACGCGGTGCTCGACCTGGAGGTCCCCGAGGACGAGGTCGTGAAGCGGATCGCGGGTCGCCGTATCTGCCGCAACGACTCCGGCCATGTCTTCCATGTCACGTACTCGCCGTCGACGCAGGAGGGTGTCTGCGACATCTGCGGCGGTGATCTCTACCAGCGCGACGACGACTCCGAGGAGACCGTGCGCCGGCGCCTCGAGGTCTACCACACGCAGACCGAGCCGATCATCGACTATTACCGGGCGCAGAGCCTGGTGGTCACGATCTCCGCGCTCGGCAAGGTCACGGACGTGACCCAGCGGGCGATGGACGCGCTGAAAAAGTCCGCGAAGAGCTGA
- the secY gene encoding preprotein translocase subunit SecY yields the protein MLTAFARAFKTPDLRKKLLFTLAIIVLYRLGSHIPVPGVDYQNVQTCVDAAQKGNNSLFGLVNMFSGGALLQITIFALGIMPYITASIILQLLTVVIPRLEALKKEGQSGTAKITQYTRYLTVALAVLQGTGLVATARSGALFSGCQVADQIVPDRSIFTTIVMVVTMTAGTAAVMWLGELITDRGIGNGMSILMFISIAAGFPGALWAIKQSGKLAKGWIEFGTVILIGFVMVALVVFVEQAQRRIPVQYAKRMIGRRSYGGTSTYIPLKVNQAGVIPVIFASSLLYIPALVAQFSNSQAGWKTWIEQHFVKGDHPYYIATYFLLIVFFAFFYVAISFNPEEVADNMKKYGGFIPGIRAGRPTAEYLSYVLNRITWPGSLYLGLIALVPTMALAGFGGANQNFPFGGTSILIIVGVGLETVKQIESQLQQRNYEGFLR from the coding sequence GTGCTCACCGCGTTCGCCCGGGCGTTCAAGACGCCCGACCTGCGCAAGAAGCTGCTCTTCACGCTCGCCATCATCGTGCTGTACCGGCTGGGCTCACACATCCCGGTCCCGGGCGTCGATTACCAGAACGTACAGACCTGTGTCGATGCGGCCCAGAAGGGCAACAACAGCCTGTTCGGCCTGGTGAACATGTTCAGTGGCGGAGCGCTGCTGCAGATCACCATCTTTGCGCTGGGCATCATGCCGTACATCACGGCGAGCATCATCCTGCAGCTGCTGACCGTGGTCATCCCGCGGCTGGAGGCCCTCAAGAAGGAGGGCCAGTCCGGCACCGCGAAGATCACGCAGTACACCCGTTATCTGACCGTCGCCCTCGCCGTGCTCCAGGGCACCGGCCTGGTGGCGACGGCCCGCAGCGGTGCGCTCTTCAGCGGCTGCCAGGTCGCCGACCAGATCGTTCCCGACCGTTCGATCTTCACCACCATCGTGATGGTCGTCACCATGACCGCGGGTACCGCGGCCGTCATGTGGCTCGGTGAGCTCATCACCGACCGCGGCATCGGCAACGGCATGTCGATCCTGATGTTCATCTCGATCGCCGCCGGCTTCCCGGGCGCCCTGTGGGCCATCAAGCAGAGCGGCAAGCTCGCCAAGGGCTGGATCGAGTTCGGGACCGTCATCCTGATCGGTTTCGTGATGGTCGCGCTCGTCGTCTTCGTCGAGCAGGCTCAGCGCCGTATCCCGGTTCAGTACGCGAAGCGCATGATCGGGCGGCGTTCGTACGGCGGGACGTCGACGTACATCCCGCTGAAGGTGAACCAGGCGGGTGTGATTCCCGTCATCTTCGCCTCGTCGCTGCTCTACATTCCGGCGCTGGTCGCGCAGTTCTCCAACTCCCAGGCGGGCTGGAAGACATGGATTGAACAGCACTTCGTCAAGGGTGACCACCCGTACTACATCGCGACGTACTTCCTGTTGATCGTGTTCTTCGCCTTCTTCTATGTGGCGATCTCGTTCAACCCCGAGGAAGTCGCGGACAACATGAAGAAGTATGGTGGCTTCATCCCGGGAATCCGGGCAGGTCGACCTACTGCCGAGTACCTGAGCTACGTGCTCAACAGGATCACTTGGCCGGGCTCGCTGTACCTGGGTCTGATTGCTCTTGTCCCGACGATGGCGTTGGCAGGCTTCGGAGGCGCGAACCAGAACTTCCCGTTCGGCGGGACGAGCATCCTCATCATCGTGGGTGTGGGTCTGGAGACCGTGAAGCAGATCGAGAGCCAGCTCCAGCAGCGCAATTACGAAGGGTTCCTCCGCTGA
- the rplO gene encoding 50S ribosomal protein L15: MAENNPLKVHNLRPAPGAKTAKTRVGRGEASKGKTAGRGTKGTKARYQVPERFEGGQMPLHMRLPKLKGFKNPFRTEYQVVNLDKLGALYPEGGEVTVADLVAKGAVRKNSLVKVLGQGEISVALQVTVDAVSGSAKEKIAAAGGTVTELV; this comes from the coding sequence ATGGCGGAGAACAACCCGCTGAAGGTCCACAACCTCCGGCCCGCCCCGGGCGCCAAGACCGCCAAGACCCGTGTGGGTCGTGGTGAGGCGTCCAAGGGTAAGACCGCTGGTCGTGGCACCAAGGGCACCAAGGCCCGCTACCAGGTTCCGGAGCGCTTCGAGGGTGGGCAGATGCCCCTCCACATGCGTCTCCCGAAGCTCAAGGGCTTCAAGAACCCGTTCCGCACCGAGTACCAGGTCGTGAACCTGGACAAGCTCGGCGCCCTCTACCCGGAGGGTGGCGAGGTCACCGTTGCCGACCTGGTCGCCAAGGGTGCGGTGCGCAAGAACAGCCTCGTCAAGGTCCTGGGCCAGGGCGAGATCTCCGTGGCGCTGCAGGTGACGGTTGACGCCGTCTCCGGCTCCGCCAAGGAGAAGATTGCCGCTGCCGGCGGCACCGTCACCGAGCTCGTCTGA
- the rpmD gene encoding 50S ribosomal protein L30 → MARLKITQTKSYIGSKQNHRDTLRSLGLKRLNDVVVKEDRPEFRGMVHTVRHLVTVEEVD, encoded by the coding sequence ATGGCCCGCCTCAAGATCACGCAGACGAAGTCGTACATCGGAAGCAAGCAGAACCACCGCGACACCCTGCGTTCGCTCGGGCTCAAGCGCCTGAACGACGTGGTTGTCAAGGAGGACCGTCCCGAGTTCCGCGGCATGGTGCACACCGTCCGCCACCTCGTCACGGTTGAGGAGGTCGACTGA
- the rpsE gene encoding 30S ribosomal protein S5: MAGPQRRGSGAGGGERRDRKGRDGGAAAAEKTAYVERVVAINRVAKVVKGGRRFSFTALVVVGDGDGTVGVGYGKAKEVPAAIAKGVEEAKKHFFKVPRIQGTIPHPITGEKAAGVVLLKPASPGTGVIAGGPVRAVLECAGVHDILSKSLGSSNAINIVHATVAALKGLQRPEEIAARRGLPLEDVAPAALLRARAGAGA, encoded by the coding sequence ATGGCTGGACCCCAGCGCCGCGGAAGCGGTGCCGGTGGCGGCGAGCGGCGGGACCGGAAGGGTCGCGACGGTGGCGCTGCTGCCGCCGAGAAGACCGCCTACGTTGAGCGCGTTGTCGCGATCAACCGCGTTGCCAAGGTTGTGAAGGGTGGTCGTCGCTTCAGCTTCACCGCGCTCGTCGTGGTGGGTGACGGTGACGGCACCGTAGGTGTCGGTTACGGCAAGGCCAAGGAGGTGCCGGCCGCCATCGCCAAGGGTGTTGAGGAGGCCAAGAAGCACTTCTTCAAGGTCCCCCGTATCCAGGGCACCATCCCGCACCCGATCACGGGCGAGAAGGCTGCGGGCGTCGTCCTGCTCAAGCCTGCTTCCCCCGGTACCGGCGTTATCGCCGGTGGCCCGGTGCGTGCCGTCCTGGAGTGCGCCGGCGTTCACGACATCCTGTCGAAGTCGCTCGGCTCGTCCAACGCGATCAACATCGTGCACGCGACCGTGGCGGCCCTCAAGGGCCTGCAGCGTCCCGAGGAGATCGCGGCTCGCCGTGGTCTGCCCCTCGAGGACGTCGCCCCCGCGGCTCTGCTCCGTGCGCGTGCGGGAGCGGGTGCGTAA
- the rplR gene encoding 50S ribosomal protein L18: MAYGVKIAKGDAYKRAAIKRRHIRVRKHISGTPERPRLVVTRSNRNIVAQVIDDIAGHTLASASTLDTSIRGGEGDKSAQAKQVGALVAERAKAAGVEAVVFDRGGNRYAGRIAALADAAREAGLKF, from the coding sequence ATGGCATACGGTGTAAAGATCGCCAAGGGTGACGCGTACAAGCGCGCCGCCATCAAGCGTCGCCACATCCGCGTCCGCAAGCACATCTCCGGTACGCCGGAGCGTCCGCGCCTCGTCGTGACGCGCTCCAACCGCAACATCGTTGCGCAGGTCATCGACGACATCGCGGGCCACACGCTCGCTTCGGCGTCGACCCTGGACACCTCGATCCGCGGCGGCGAGGGCGACAAGAGCGCCCAGGCCAAGCAGGTCGGCGCGCTTGTCGCCGAACGTGCTAAGGCTGCCGGCGTCGAGGCTGTCGTGTTCGACCGTGGTGGCAACAGGTACGCCGGGCGCATTGCCGCTCTGGCTGACGCCGCCCGCGAAGCCGGGCTGAAGTTCTAG
- the rplF gene encoding 50S ribosomal protein L6: MSRIGKLPIQVPAGVDVTIDGRTVAVKGPKGSLSHTVAAPIDVTKGEDGTLLVLRPNDERQNKALHGLSRTLVANMITGVTQGYAKALEISGVGYRVAAKGSNLEFQLGYSHPILVEAPEGISFKVESPTKFSVEGIDKQKVGEVAANIRKLRKPDPYKAKGVKYAGEVIRRKVGKAGK; encoded by the coding sequence ATGTCGCGAATCGGCAAGCTCCCCATCCAGGTTCCCGCCGGTGTGGACGTCACCATCGATGGCCGTACGGTCGCCGTGAAGGGCCCCAAGGGTTCCCTCTCCCACACCGTTGCCGCGCCGATCGATGTCACCAAGGGCGAGGACGGCACCCTGCTGGTGCTGCGCCCGAACGACGAGCGTCAGAACAAGGCCCTGCACGGCCTGTCCCGCACGCTGGTGGCGAACATGATCACCGGCGTGACCCAGGGTTACGCCAAGGCGCTCGAGATCAGCGGTGTCGGTTACCGCGTCGCAGCGAAGGGCTCCAACCTGGAGTTCCAGCTCGGCTACAGCCACCCGATCCTGGTGGAGGCGCCCGAGGGCATCTCCTTCAAGGTCGAGTCGCCGACCAAGTTCTCGGTCGAGGGCATCGACAAGCAGAAGGTCGGCGAGGTCGCCGCGAACATCCGCAAGCTGCGTAAGCCCGACCCGTACAAGGCCAAGGGCGTCAAGTACGCGGGCGAGGTCATCCGCCGCAAGGTCGGAAAGGCGGGTAAGTAA
- the rpsH gene encoding 30S ribosomal protein S8, whose amino-acid sequence MTMTDPIADMLTRLRNANSAYHDTVVMPHSKIKSHIAEILQQEGFITGWKVEDAEVGKNLVLELKFGPNRERSIAGIKRISKPGLRVYAKSTNLPKVLGGLGVAIISTSHGLLTGQQAGKKGVGGEVLAYVW is encoded by the coding sequence ATGACCATGACTGATCCCATCGCAGACATGCTCACGCGTCTGCGTAACGCGAACTCGGCGTACCACGACACCGTCGTGATGCCGCACAGCAAGATCAAGTCGCACATCGCGGAGATCCTCCAGCAGGAGGGCTTCATCACCGGCTGGAAGGTCGAGGACGCCGAGGTCGGCAAGAACCTCGTCCTGGAGCTGAAGTTCGGCCCGAACCGCGAGCGTTCGATCGCCGGCATCAAGCGCATCTCCAAGCCGGGTCTGCGCGTGTACGCGAAGTCCACCAATCTGCCGAAGGTTCTCGGCGGCCTGGGCGTGGCGATCATCTCCACGTCCCACGGTCTCCTGACCGGTCAGCAGGCAGGCAAGAAGGGCGTAGGTGGGGAAGTCCTCGCCTACGTCTGGTAG
- a CDS encoding type Z 30S ribosomal protein S14: MAKKALIAKAARKPKFGVRAYTRCQRCGRPHSVYRKFGLCRVCLREMAHRGELPGVTKSSW; this comes from the coding sequence ATGGCGAAGAAGGCTCTTATTGCCAAGGCTGCTCGTAAGCCCAAGTTCGGCGTGCGCGCCTACACCCGCTGCCAGCGCTGTGGTCGTCCGCACTCCGTGTACCGCAAGTTCGGCCTGTGCCGCGTGTGCCTTCGTGAGATGGCTCACCGTGGCGAGCTGCCGGGCGTGACCAAGAGCTCCTGGTAA
- the rplE gene encoding 50S ribosomal protein L5, with amino-acid sequence MATTTTPRLKTKYREEIAGKLREEFSFENVMQVPGLVKIVVNMGVGDAARDSKLIDGAIRDLTTITGQKPAVTKARKSIAQFKLREGQPIGAHVTLRGDRMWEFLDRTLSLALPRIRDFRGLSPKQFDGRGNYTFGLTEQVMFHEIDQDKIDRVRGMDITVVTTATNDAEGRALLRHLGFPFKEA; translated from the coding sequence ATGGCTACCACCACCACTCCGCGTCTGAAGACGAAGTACCGCGAGGAGATCGCGGGCAAGCTGCGTGAGGAGTTCTCGTTCGAGAACGTCATGCAGGTGCCCGGCCTCGTCAAGATCGTGGTCAACATGGGTGTGGGCGACGCCGCCCGCGACTCCAAGCTGATCGACGGCGCGATTCGCGACCTCACCACGATCACCGGCCAGAAGCCGGCCGTCACCAAGGCCCGTAAGTCCATCGCGCAGTTCAAGCTGCGTGAGGGCCAGCCGATCGGTGCCCACGTCACGCTTCGTGGCGACCGCATGTGGGAGTTCCTGGACCGCACCCTGTCGCTCGCGCTTCCGCGCATCCGCGACTTCCGTGGCCTGTCCCCCAAGCAGTTCGACGGCCGTGGCAACTACACCTTCGGTCTCACGGAGCAGGTCATGTTCCACGAGATCGACCAGGACAAGATCGACCGCGTCCGGGGTATGGACATCACCGTGGTCACCACGGCGACCAACGACGCTGAGGGCCGCGCGCTCCTTCGTCACCTCGGCTTCCCGTTCAAGGAGGCGTAA
- the rplX gene encoding 50S ribosomal protein L24: MKIKKGDLVQVITGKDKGKQGKVIAAFPREDRVLVEGVNRVKKHTKAGQTARGSQTGGIVTTEAPVHVSNVQLVVEKDGNKVVTRVGYRFDDEGNKIRVAKRTGEDI; encoded by the coding sequence ATGAAGATCAAGAAGGGTGACCTGGTTCAGGTCATCACCGGCAAGGACAAGGGCAAGCAGGGCAAGGTCATCGCGGCCTTCCCCCGCGAGGACCGCGTCCTGGTCGAGGGTGTCAACCGGGTCAAGAAGCACACCAAGGCCGGCCAGACCGCTCGCGGTTCGCAGACCGGTGGCATCGTCACGACCGAGGCCCCCGTCCACGTGAGCAACGTTCAGCTCGTCGTGGAGAAGGACGGCAACAAGGTCGTCACGCGCGTCGGTTACCGCTTCGACGACGAGGGCAACAAGATCCGCGTTGCCAAGCGGACGGGTGAGGACATCTGA
- the rplN gene encoding 50S ribosomal protein L14 → MIQQESRLRVADNTGAKEILCIRVLGGSGRRYAGIGDVIVATVKDAIPGGNVKKGDVVKAVIVRTVKERRRQDGSYIRFDENAAVILKNDGDPRGTRIFGPVGRELREKKFMKIISLAPEVL, encoded by the coding sequence GTGATCCAGCAGGAGTCGCGACTGCGTGTCGCCGACAACACTGGTGCCAAGGAGATCCTTTGCATCCGTGTTCTCGGTGGCTCCGGTCGCCGCTACGCGGGCATCGGTGACGTCATTGTCGCCACCGTCAAGGACGCGATCCCCGGTGGCAACGTGAAGAAGGGTGACGTCGTCAAGGCGGTCATCGTTCGCACCGTCAAGGAGCGCCGCCGCCAGGACGGCTCGTACATCCGCTTCGACGAGAACGCCGCTGTCATTCTGAAGAACGACGGCGACCCTCGCGGCACCCGTATCTTCGGCCCCGTGGGCCGTGAGCTGCGCGAGAAGAAGTTCATGAAGATCATCTCGCTCGCGCCGGAGGTGCTGTAA
- the rpsQ gene encoding 30S ribosomal protein S17, with protein sequence MSESNVTENKTDRGFRKTREGLVVSDKMDKTVVVAVEDRVKHALYGKVIRRTNKLKAHDEQNAAGVGDRVIIMETRPLSATKRWRIVEILEKAK encoded by the coding sequence ATGAGCGAGAGCAACGTGACTGAGAACAAGACCGACCGCGGATTCCGCAAGACCCGTGAGGGTCTGGTCGTCAGCGACAAGATGGACAAGACCGTCGTCGTCGCTGTCGAGGACCGCGTGAAGCACGCGCTGTACGGCAAGGTCATCCGCCGTACCAACAAGCTCAAGGCGCACGACGAGCAGAACGCTGCCGGCGTCGGCGACCGCGTCATCATCATGGAGACGCGTCCGCTGTCGGCGACCAAGCGCTGGCGCATCGTCGAGATCCTCGAGAAGGCCAAGTAA
- the rpmC gene encoding 50S ribosomal protein L29 has translation MSTGTKASELRELGNEELVAKLREAKEELFNLRFQAATGQLENHGRLKAVRKDIARIYTLMRERELGIETVESA, from the coding sequence ATGTCTACCGGTACCAAGGCGTCCGAGCTGCGCGAGCTGGGCAACGAGGAGCTTGTTGCCAAGCTCCGCGAGGCCAAGGAAGAGCTGTTCAACCTCCGCTTTCAGGCGGCGACCGGTCAGCTCGAAAACCACGGTCGGCTGAAGGCCGTCCGCAAGGACATCGCGCGGATCTACACCCTGATGCGTGAGCGCGAGCTGGGCATCGAGACGGTGGAGAGCGCCTGA
- the rplP gene encoding 50S ribosomal protein L16 has protein sequence MLIPRRVKHRKQHHPKRSGMSKGGTQVAFGEYGIQALTPAYVTNRQIEAARIAMTRHIKRGGKVWINIYPDRPLTKKPAETRMGSGKGSPEWWVANVKPGRVMFELSYPNEKIAREALTRAAHKLPMKCRIVRREAGES, from the coding sequence ATGCTGATCCCCCGTAGGGTCAAGCACCGCAAGCAGCACCACCCGAAGCGCAGCGGTATGTCCAAGGGTGGTACGCAGGTTGCGTTCGGCGAGTACGGCATTCAGGCCCTCACTCCGGCGTACGTGACCAACCGCCAGATCGAGGCGGCTCGTATCGCGATGACCCGCCACATCAAGCGTGGCGGCAAGGTCTGGATCAACATCTACCCGGACCGCCCGCTGACCAAGAAGCCCGCCGAGACCCGCATGGGTTCCGGTAAGGGCTCCCCGGAGTGGTGGGTCGCGAACGTCAAGCCCGGTCGGGTGATGTTCGAGCTGTCCTACCCGAACGAGAAGATTGCGCGTGAGGCGCTTACCCGCGCTGCTCACAAGCTTCCGATGAAGTGCCGGATCGTTCGGCGCGAGGCAGGTGAGTCGTGA
- the rpsC gene encoding 30S ribosomal protein S3, with product MGQKVNPHGFRLGITTDFKSRWYADKLYKDYVKEDVAIRRMMTSGMERAGISKVEIERTRDRVRVDIHTARPGIVIGRRGAEADRIRGDLEKLTGKQVQLNILEVKNPEVDAQLVAQAVAEQLSSRVSFRRAMRKSMQSAMKAGAKGIKIQCGGRLGGAEMSRSEFYREGRVPLHTLRANVEYGFFEAKTTFGRIGVKVWIYKGDVKNIAEVRAENAAARAGNRPARGGADRPAGRGGRGGERGGRGRKPQQSAPAAEAPKAEAPAAAAPAESTGTEA from the coding sequence ATGGGCCAGAAGGTTAACCCGCATGGGTTCCGGCTCGGCATCACCACGGACTTCAAGTCCCGCTGGTACGCCGACAAGCTGTACAAGGACTACGTCAAGGAAGACGTCGCCATCCGTCGGATGATGACGTCCGGCATGGAGCGCGCCGGTATCTCGAAGGTTGAGATCGAGCGCACCCGTGACCGCGTGCGGGTGGACATCCACACCGCGCGTCCCGGCATCGTCATCGGCCGCCGTGGTGCCGAGGCCGACCGCATCCGCGGCGACCTCGAGAAGCTCACGGGCAAGCAGGTCCAGCTGAACATCCTCGAGGTCAAGAACCCCGAGGTCGACGCTCAGCTGGTCGCGCAGGCCGTTGCCGAGCAGCTGTCCTCCCGCGTCTCCTTCCGTCGGGCCATGCGTAAGAGCATGCAGTCCGCCATGAAGGCCGGCGCCAAGGGCATCAAGATCCAGTGTGGCGGCCGTCTCGGCGGCGCCGAGATGTCCCGCTCGGAGTTCTACCGCGAGGGTCGTGTGCCGCTGCACACGCTGCGCGCGAACGTCGAGTACGGCTTCTTCGAGGCCAAGACCACCTTCGGCCGTATCGGTGTGAAGGTCTGGATCTACAAGGGCGACGTCAAGAACATCGCCGAGGTTCGCGCCGAGAACGCTGCCGCTCGTGCCGGCAACCGTCCGGCCCGTGGCGGCGCTGACCGCCCGGCCGGCCGCGGTGGCCGTGGTGGCGAGCGTGGCGGTCGCGGCCGCAAGCCGCAGCAGTCCGCTCCGGCGGCCGAGGCCCCCAAGGCCGAGGCTCCCGCTGCCGCTGCTCCGGCTGAGAGCACCGGAACGGAGGCCTGA
- the rplV gene encoding 50S ribosomal protein L22, whose translation MEARAQARYIRVTPMKARRVVDLIRGMDATEAQAVLRFAPQAASVPVGKVLDSAIANAAHNYDHTDASSLVISEAYVDEGPTLKRFRPRAQGRAYRIRKRTSHITVVVSSKEGTR comes from the coding sequence ATGGAAGCCAGGGCCCAGGCGCGGTACATCCGCGTCACGCCCATGAAGGCCCGCCGCGTGGTGGACCTCATCCGTGGCATGGATGCCACGGAGGCTCAGGCGGTCCTGCGTTTCGCCCCGCAGGCCGCGAGCGTGCCGGTTGGCAAGGTGCTTGACAGTGCCATTGCCAACGCTGCACACAACTACGACCACACCGACGCCTCTTCGCTGGTCATCAGCGAGGCGTACGTGGACGAGGGCCCGACCCTGAAGCGGTTCCGTCCGCGTGCTCAGGGCCGTGCCTACCGGATCCGTAAGCGGACCAGCCACATCACCGTGGTCGTCAGCAGCAAGGAAGGAACCCGGTAA